The proteins below come from a single Eucalyptus grandis isolate ANBG69807.140 chromosome 3, ASM1654582v1, whole genome shotgun sequence genomic window:
- the LOC120291789 gene encoding uncharacterized protein LOC120291789 — MAAAAAAQSWTALQPVNFSEFKFDVPILNGENYKVWKESILLQLGWMDIDYVIRKDKPPAPIDSSTAAEITLYNQWERNAKALLEAIDTQFESSEKAHAMTLIMKFSSMKLTSVKGVREYIMQMRDIAAQLKNLKVEISEYFLMYYILNTLP, encoded by the exons atggcggcggcggcggcggcgcaaTCTTGGACTG CTTTACAACCTgtgaatttctctgaatttaagtttgatgttcCCATACTGAATGGTGAaaactataaagtttggaaggaATCAATTCTTCTTCAGTTAgggtggatggacattgactatgTTATAAGGAAAGACAAACCACCTGCTCCTATTGATTCGAGCACTGCAGCTGAGATAACCCTTTATAACCAATGGGAGCG caatgctaaggctttattGGAGGCCATAGATACGCAGTTCGAGAGTTCTGAGaaggcgcatgccatgaccctaattatgaagttttcatcaatGAAACTCACTAGTGTTAAAGGTGTGCGTGAATacatcatgcaaatgagggATATTGCGGCTCAGCTTAAGAACCTTAaggttgagatatctgaatattttcttatgtATTATATCCTGAACACTCTCCCATAA